The Mytilus trossulus isolate FHL-02 chromosome 3, PNRI_Mtr1.1.1.hap1, whole genome shotgun sequence genome contains a region encoding:
- the LOC134709885 gene encoding peroxidase-like protein, whose translation MGGRWYILLDVFVQMTLFASSQGPGDISVSIADAVSEVDNRRHGGPTLGSDEPGGVAAQGSGSEAVNPVSMYALFSRRGEAPQAVAAFGCAGDISTTATANYVTRSGGATPNATEFRRQMAPYCANRWPVCNPNDRYRTADGSCNNFNNPLWGASITNQARFISPTYGDQYNIGSVPRIRSVIGSLLPSPRDISNAVLNGGESPPRSRILSVSLTHFGQFVDHDVISTPTIRDGDQDIVCCNGDVPVVRPECFPFRTPPGDFQTTCMHFVRSDFGVAPGCPPESRNQINQRTSFVDLSVTYGNTLDGQNDLRELGTGRLQEGINRILPTGPPGSECLAGEECFKSGDNRPAEVPMLTVVHITFLREHNNIVERLRVIGWNDGEELYQEAKKILTGIYQHIIYTEYLPLVLGEEGMNMFGLRSKRFGFNTLYDPSANPSTKNAFGAAAYRFGHSLVGSFVESFNQDFTPRAREPMEDHFFSTRSIRDFTTFGPDAIARWMTTQFKSRADGFLTPAIRNRLFQTMPGNGFDLGSLNIQRGRDHGIPSYNRWRQFCGLQPALHFGSGHLGLTNHCASAARALQSVYSHPEDIDLFAGGMSETPVPGALVGPTFRCIIGLQFMLFKIGDRFFYENAFVPTGFTAAQLQQIKRQSLSALYCRTLDVDSMPANAFESPLTGDPRLPCQDFLRLDLRPWRRINNSVYQRKRGNRNRSLKMKKSY comes from the exons ATGGGTGGCAGATGGTATATTCTACTAGATGTTTTTGTTCAGATGACACTTTTCGCTAGCTCCCAAGGTCCAGGTGATATATCAGTATCTATCGCTGATGCTGTATCAGAAGTAGATAATAGACGACATGGTGGACCTACATTAGGATCTG ACGAACCTGGCGGAGTTGCTGCACAAGGATCGGGATCTGAAGCTGTCAACCCAGTATCTATGTATGCTTTGTTTAGTAGAAGAGGGGAAGCCCCTCAGGCAGTTGCAGCTTTTGGCTGCGCGGGAGATATATCAACTACTGCGACGGCTAACTATGTCACAAG ATCTGGTGGTGCTACCCCCAATGCAACGGAATTTAGAAGACAGATGGCTCCATATTGTGCTAATCGTTGGCCTGTATGTAATCCTAACGACCGCTATCGAACAGCAGATGGTTCTTGCAACAACTTTAACAATCCATTATGGGGAGCCTCTATAACAAATCAAGCAAGATTTATCTCCCCTACTTATGGTGATC AATATAACATTGGCTCTGTTCCACGTATACGTAGTGTGATTGGATCACTCCTCCCTAGTCCACGTGATATATCTAACGCTGTCCTGAATGGTGGCGAATCTCCTCCTAGAAGTCGAATTTTAAGTGTATCCTTAACTCATTTTGGACAATTTGTCGACCACGATGTTATATCAACACCTACAATTAGAg ATGGTGATCAAGATATAGTTTGCTGTAACGGAGATGTTCCGGTTGTCAG ACCCGAGTGCTTTCCCTTTAGAACTCCGCCAGGTGATTTTCAGACTACTTGTATGCATTTTGTAAGATCGGACTTTGGTGTTGCTCCTGGATGTCCACCAG AATCTAGAAACCAAATTAATCAGAGGACATCTTTTGTTGATCTGTCTGTGACTTATGGAAACACACTTGATGGACAAAATGACTTACGAGAATTGGGAACAG gTAGACTTCAAGAAGGCATTAACAGAATTCTGCCTACTGGTCCCCCAGGATCTGAGTGTTTAGCAGGGGAAGAGTGTTTCAAATCTG GTGACAACAGACCTGCAGAAGTACCAATGCTGACAGTCGTGCATATTACATTTTTGCGTGAACATAACAATATTGTTGAAAGGTTGAGAGTAATAGGGTGGAATGATGGAGAAGAATTGTATCAAGAGGCAAAAAAAATTCTAACAGGAATTTATCAGCACATTATTTACACTGAATATCTCCCTTTAGTACTAGGGGAAGAAGGTATGAACATGTTCGGGCTACGAAGTAAGCGATTTGGGTTTAATACATTGTATGATCCTTCTGCAAATCCATCTACGAAAAATGCATTTGGAGCCGCAGCGTATCGATTTGGCCATTCTCTTGTTGGTTCTTTTGTTGAATCGTTTAACCAAGACTTCACACCACGAGCCAGGGAACCTATGGAAGACCATTTCTTCAGTACTCGTTCAATAAGAGACTTTACTACCTTCGGTCCAGATGCAATAGCCAGGTGGATGACCACACAGTTCAAGAGCAGAGCAGACGGTTTTCTGACTCCTGCAATAAGGAATAGATTATTTCAAACAATGCCTGGAAATGGCTTTGACCTTGGTTCACTTAACATTCAGCGTGGTAGAGACCATGGTATTCCATCATATAACAGATGGCGACAGTTTTGTGGATTACAGCCTGCTTTACACTTTGGATCTGGTCACTTAGGTTTAACTAATCATTGTGCGTCTGCTGCTAGAGCATTACAATCTGTCTACAG CCATCctgaagatattgatttatttgcTGGTGGAATGTCAGAGACCCCAGTACCAGGTGCGCTTGTGGGACCAACATTCAGATGTATAATTGGACTTCAGTTCATGTTGTTTAAGATTGGTGACCGTTTCTTTTATGAGAACGCATTCGTTCCCACTGGTTTTACGGCTG CTCAATTGCAACAGATCAAAAGACAGTCATTGTCAGCACTTTATTGTAGGACTCTGGATGTGGATTCAATGCCGGCGAATGCGTTTGAGTCTCCGTTAACTGG